A stretch of Hydrogenothermus marinus DNA encodes these proteins:
- a CDS encoding OmpA/MotB family protein, whose amino-acid sequence MPRKEKKQECKTIPAWLISFGDLMSLVLTFFILLFSMGTISLQKFHMLIKGFTEYLGGRKVQFEEKLLKESNIPVEFKNMYPKIKNKRKKLKNKLRALKESLKKAGINSEVEEHGSIIRFRVNTDKMFPVGSEIPYKSAIPYIMTICKNLQELGLPLTIEGHTDNQGSYKLNLDLSLKRALYIMKLFINCGYDPDLLNVRGYGPSRPIAPNNTPEGRMKNRRVEFVIQVKDF is encoded by the coding sequence TTGCCTCGAAAAGAAAAAAAGCAGGAATGTAAAACAATTCCTGCATGGCTTATAAGTTTTGGGGACTTAATGTCTCTTGTTCTTACATTCTTTATATTACTTTTTTCTATGGGTACTATTTCTTTACAAAAGTTCCATATGTTAATAAAAGGTTTTACTGAATACTTAGGTGGAAGAAAGGTTCAATTTGAAGAAAAGTTATTAAAGGAAAGCAATATACCTGTAGAATTTAAAAATATGTATCCAAAAATAAAAAATAAAAGAAAAAAATTAAAAAATAAATTAAGAGCCTTAAAAGAATCATTAAAGAAAGCTGGAATAAATTCAGAAGTTGAAGAGCATGGTTCTATTATAAGATTTAGAGTAAATACTGATAAAATGTTTCCAGTTGGAAGTGAAATTCCTTATAAATCTGCAATACCTTATATAATGACAATATGTAAAAATCTGCAAGAACTTGGCCTTCCATTAACAATAGAAGGCCATACAGATAATCAAGGAAGTTATAAATTAAATTTAGATCTTTCTTTAAAAAGAGCTTTATATATTATGAAATTGTTCATAAACTGTGGATATGATCCTGATTTATTAAATGTTAGAGGATATGGACCTTCAAGACCTATAGCCCCTAATAATACACCAGAAGGAAGAATGAAAAATAGAAGGGTTGAATTTGTAATACAAGTTAAAGATTTTTAG
- a CDS encoding OmpA/MotB family protein has protein sequence MARKKKEECPAAPGWLISFSDLMSLLLTFFILLYAMSVLDVKKLMKFLWYFQGEKIKEYSITVAVVPPISLLQEDVAKKVKQRLKRVLPIYAYQIDSIENYVLIRLFNDIAFKQDSYILTPDAQKAIPEIAKAIKKYQNYFDNIKIIGHAFIKNKSKLPPGIKDSWDLSIKRAEVIANILIKNGIDRKKIILEAYGDTRPIYKWKNPILQRMNDRVEIFLEVKQERPDILKEKK, from the coding sequence ATGGCAAGAAAGAAAAAAGAAGAATGTCCTGCAGCTCCTGGATGGCTTATAAGTTTTAGTGATTTAATGTCTTTACTTCTAACTTTTTTTATTTTGTTATATGCAATGTCTGTATTAGATGTCAAAAAACTTATGAAATTTTTGTGGTATTTCCAAGGTGAAAAAATAAAAGAATATTCAATTACAGTAGCAGTAGTTCCTCCAATTAGTCTTTTACAAGAAGATGTTGCAAAGAAAGTAAAGCAAAGATTAAAAAGAGTTCTTCCAATTTATGCATATCAAATTGATAGTATTGAAAATTATGTATTAATTAGACTTTTTAATGATATAGCATTTAAACAAGATAGTTATATATTAACACCAGATGCACAAAAAGCAATTCCAGAAATTGCAAAAGCAATAAAAAAATATCAAAATTACTTTGATAATATAAAAATAATAGGACATGCTTTTATAAAAAATAAGTCAAAACTACCACCTGGAATAAAAGATAGCTGGGATTTATCAATTAAAAGAGCAGAAGTTATAGCTAATATTCTGATAAAAAATGGAATTGATAGAAAAAAAATAATACTTGAAGCTTATGGAGATACAAGACCTATTTATAAATGGAAAAATCCTATCCTTCAAAGAATGAATGATAGAGTAGAAATATTCTTAGAAGTTAAGCAAGAAAGACCAGATATATTAAAAGAGAAAAAATAA